In Fusobacterium nucleatum, the genomic stretch TTTATATGTAGAAGAAAATAAAAAGGAATTAGAAGCTGTTGGAAATGCTTTAATAGATGTAAAAGAAAAATATAATCCCTCTGTTATTTTCTTAGGTTCTACAATAAATGGAAAAGATTTAGCAAATATAGTAGCAAGTAAAATGAAAACTCCAGCTTTTGTTGATGCTGTAAATGTAAAATATGAAAATGGAAAGTATTTAATGACACTTCCAATGTACAGTGGAAATATCTTAAAAGAAGTAACTTTTGAAGGAGATAAAACACTGGTTATTGCAGTTCGTTCGGGAGCTTGCAAAAAAGAAGTTTGTGAAAATGCTAAATCAGGTGAAGTAAAAAAAGAAAAAGCAGCAGACAAAAATTTATTTACAAAAATAGCAGAAATAGTTCAAGAAATATCAGAAACAGTTAATTTGGAAGAAGCAGAAGTTATTGTTTCTGGTGGTAGAGGTATGGGAAGCAAAGAAAACTTTGAGCTAGTAAAACAATTAGCTGAAGTATGTGGTGGAGTTGTTGGAGCAACAAGACCTGCAACAGAAGATGAATGGGTACCTCGTTCTCACCAAGTTGGACAATCTGGAAAAATTGTTGCACCAAAATTATATATTGCCTGTGGTATATCAGGAGCAACTCAACATGTATCTGGTATAATGGGTTCAAATTATATTGTAGCAATAAATAAAGATGAAGATGCACCTATTTTTGAGGTTGCAGATGTTGGAATTGTAGGAAATGTTATGGATATAATACCAATTATGATAGAAGAAATTAAAAAAATAAAATCTTAGAAATTATTCTATAATTAGGAGGCAAATTGTATGGGACAATGGATTATAATTTTAGCACTTGCTCTTGTAGGGCAATTTGTTAGTGACCTTATTTCTTTTCCCATTCCAAAAACAATTATTGCATCTATAATATTATTTTTGCTTTTGGAATTTAAAGTTGTAAAGGCAGATTATTTTAAAGAGGCTTTGGCAAGTTGTAAAAAACATTTAGCTTTTCTTTTTCTTCCTGTTGGAGTAGGAATTATGACACAGTTAAACTCTCGTCCAGTAATGGATTATATTAAAGTGTTAGTTATTATGATAATTAGTACAATCTTGATTATGTTAGTTACAGGAGTGCTAGCTGACATTATCATAGGTGCTCAAGAAAAAATACTAGGAGGTAAAGATAAAAAGGAGGGTAAAAATGAATGATATAATACAAAAAATTCTTTTTAGCCCATTCTTTGGGATAGTGTTATCTTTAATAGCTTATGAAATTGGAAAGTATTTCTTTTCAAAAACAAAATCTATATTTTGTAATCCTCTTTTAATAGGAATTATATTAACAATAGTATTTTTAATGGTTTTAAATATTCCATTTGAAGCTTATGATAAAGGTGGAAGTATTATAAAAATATTTATAAGTCCTGTTGAAAGTGTTATAATAGGAGTTGCTTTATATGAACAATTCCAAATTTTAAAAAGAAACTGGTTCCCTATTCTTGTTTCAACTGTTTTAGGAAGTACTTTTTCAATTATTATTTTGTATATATTAGGAAAAGTTTTTGGACTTCCTGATGATATTTTCCGTGCAACTTTACCAAAATCAGTAACAACAGCTATTGCACTTGATATTGCTTCAAAGTTTGGTTGGCAAGAATCTTTAATACCTATGATGACAGTATCAACAGGTATCATAGGTGCTGTTATTGCTCCAGTAGTTACTAAATTTATGAAATCTCGAGTAGCTAAAGGTTTAGCAATGGGAACAGCAAGCCATGCTGTTGGAACAGCAAAAGCAATAGAAATGGGAGAAGTAGAAGGAGCAATGAGTGGATTAGCTCTTAGCTTATCTGCAATTTCAACTTCATTTATGATTCCACTTTTAATTAATACAATTTTAAAACTATAAGTATTTATTAAAATAGTATTGAAGAATTTGACAGTTGGCAGGCAACAGAAAAACCTGAAGATAAAATAATTTTAAGAGTGTCTTAAACAGACGCTCTTTTTTTGCAAGTTCTCTCCAGAAAAAGGCAACAGAAAAATATATTAATTATTTTTATTGAAGGGGAGGGGAAAAAATGATATAATATACCATGCCAAAATGAATATTAGATGAATATTTTTAAGGAGGGTGAGTTTATTATGAAAAAATTTATTTTAACATTATTTGTTTTATCTTCTATTGGGATATTTGCAAATGATGAAATTATCTCTGAGTTAAAAGGACTTAATGCAGAGTATGATAATTTAGTAAAGGAAGAAGAGGCTCGTTTTCAAAAGGAAAGAGAACTTTCAGAAAGAGCAGCAGCTCAAAATGTTGAGCTAGAGAAGTTAAAAGCAAGTATTGAAGAAAAACTTGAAGCAGCTCCAGAAGAAAGAAAAACAAAATTCTTTAAAGATACTTTTGATGGTTTAGTAAAAGATTATTCAAAATATTTAAGTCAAATAAATGAAAAAATAGCTGAAAACAGTGAAATAGTAAGTAATTTTGAAAAAATTCAAAAAATAAGATAGGAGGGTGAGAAATGAAAATAAAAGAAATGTTGTTAATTTCTCTAAGTATAGCATCTTTAGTTGCATGCAGTAATAACACAACAAACAATGAAGATAGAGATGCTATGAAAATATTGGAAGAAAAAAGAGAATATTATGAAAAGCAGGACAAAGAAAAGGCAAAGGTAGAGGAAGTCAAAGCAATGCAAATGACAGAAGCTGAAAATGCTGGAGAAACAGTTGTAGAAGAAGATAGTAAAATGCAAGAAGATGAAGCAAAGCTAGAAGCAGAAAGAGTAAAGAATATGACTGCTGATGAAAAAATGATTTATAGAGTAGATAAGGCAAAAGAAAAAATAGATGCTATGTTAGAAACAGCTAAAAAAGCAAGACAAGAAGAATTAGATGTTGGAGAAACAAAGGCAAAAGTTGAAGAGGCGTTGAAAAATATTACAGAAGAAAAATAAAAGGAGGGGAAGATTTTGAAAAGAATATTATTAATACTATTATCTTTATTAATGCTTGCTTGTACTAATAATAATACAAGTGTAGATGAAAGTAAAGAAGCTCAAGTATCAAGGTTGTTAAAGGAAGCAGATAAGAAAAAAGAAGAGATAAAAGAAGAAGTGAAAGTTGAGGAACAGGTAGTTATAAATGATAAAGGTGAAGAAGTAGCAGTTGAAGAAGAACAAATAGTTGTTGAGCAAGATAAGAAATCACATAAAGGAATGACAAGAGGGGAAATAATGGAATATGAAATGACGAGAATTTCAGATGAAATGAATGCCCTACAAGCAGATGTGCAACAGTATCAAGAAAAGAAAGCACAATTAAAAGCATATCAAGAAAAATTAGAAAAATTAGAAAAACTAAATAATGCAGGTCTAAGATAAGAGGGGGGAAATATGAAAGATTATAAAAAAGTTGAAAATTGTTTAAAAAGTTTTTTAAAAAACAATAAAAGATTAAGTTATTCAGTAGCACTATTGGTAACATTTTTAATAAATGGTGGTTTTTCTTATGCTGATGAAGCAGTACAAGCCCCATTAAGAACAGAATTAAAAGTAAAAATAGAAAAGGAACAAGAAAATATATCTCAAATGCTGAAAGAAGCTGAAGAAAGCATGAAAGATATAGATTTAAAAATAAAGAAGTTAACACAAAGAGGACAATTTTGGGTAAAACCATTAGAAAAATCAAATCAAGTGTTCTTCTTTGTAAATTGGGGAAATTATAGTAAAAATAAAAATAAAACAGAAAGTAATTTCAATGGACCTGAATATGGAAGTACTATGAACTATGGTCAATTTTATAATGGAAAATGGTATGGAGAATATGGAGTAGTAAAAAATCCATTGGAATTTGTTGATAGTATAGATTTTGGAGCAAATATAACACCAAAAGCAGTAGCTGAGAAAACGATAGTTGAAAAAACAGTAGTAAAGAAAGATATAACAGCTCCAGTTGTTACTCCACCAACAATTGAAGTGGGAGAAATAACATTGACAGCTCCTGAAGAAGTTGCAATAGGTGAAATGGAAGCTCCTAATGAACCAAATCCAAGTGTAACTACACCAAGTACAGTTCCAACATTGCAAGGGATAACAGTTGCAGCAGTGTCAGAAGTGAATGTAACTCCAAGTACACCAGAAGTAGCAGCAGCACCAACAATAAATGCACCAGGAGTACAACCACCTGCTACACCAGCTGGGTTTATACCAAGATTAATTACACCTCCTGAAGCACCAGTTGTAACTTTACCTAAAATAAAAATTCCAGAAGAAATTGAGTATCCAGGATTTGGAAGTAGTATTCAGGATGTATATGATTATTGGGGTGGTGGAAATGGTGCTACAATGATAGACCAAATATCAATAACAGCTGGTAAATTTAAGGCTACATCAGGATCAGGAGCTTATATACAAGGATATCAAGGTGAAGGTGGTTATTCAGCAACATCATCTACTCTTGTTAAAGGAAATCCTACTGGGACAATTCCAGCAACAAATCAATTTCATTCATTATCAAGAAATTATTTCTTTGGAATAAGAAATTCAGCTTTTATGCAATGGGCATCTGGAGTTGAAATTTCTTGGTTTGGACAAGGTGGAAGTCAGTTAATTTATATGGAAACAGCTAACCAATCTCAACAAAATTTAGATAAATTAAATGCTGGAGGAGTTTTAGGAGCAGATCTTTATAATAGAATTAATTCTTATAAAACATTATCAGGTTTAAAAGACAATGGTGACGGAGCAAATGGAATTAATTTACATAATAATAAAGGTAATATTTATTTAGGAAACAGTGAGACAAGATATCAAGCAACAACAACTATCGGTGGAACTAGATTAAGTGTGTTTAATAATGAAGGAACAATAACAGGATTAAATCTTACTGGAGGAGAAAATGGAACAGATGGTAAAGATGGAAGTAAAAAGCAAGTAGTATATTTTAATACACCAGATACTAGTTCTGACCAAAGATGGATTTATGGAAATGGAACAAATGGTAAAATTAATTTATATGGATCAGAAGCAATTGCTATGTATTTTACTAGTAATGGACATAATGGCTCAAATGGATATCAAAAACATGTAAGAACAGCATTTGTAAATGATGGAGAAATAAATTTATATGGAATAAATAGTAGTGGTGTTGTAGTAAATCAGAATCAAAAACTAAGACCAGAAAGTGGGATTTATCTAAACAAACCAGTACATTTATATGCAGATGGGGCAAGAGGCTTATATATACCAGGGGATATATCAAATTTACCTGCAAAGAATGTTATTGTCCGTGTAAAAATTGGAGAAAAAGGAAATGATACAGCGGGCTTTAATTGGACAGATATTCAAACAGGAAATACTAAAAATATAAAGAGTAATGGAAATTTTGAAGGTGCAGAATACTCAACAGATTATGTAGACAATGCAATAGGAGTAATGTATACAAATGCAAGTACTAATGCTAAAATGCAAGTTCCTGATATTACTTTAGAAAAACATTCTAAAAAAGGTATAGGAATATTAGCATTAAATGGAAAGCTAACAGTTACAAATGGAAACATAAGTATAAAAGGAGGAATAGGAAATACAGCACTTGTAGCTAAAAAAGAAAGTGCAGCTTTACCAGGAGGTGAAATTGACTATACAGGAGATATTAATATAGGAAAATCTGATATAGATAATAATGTTGAAGCTAAAGAGGCAATGGTAGCCTATGCAGAAGGTAAAGATATCAAAATAACTGGAAAAGTTACTGTAGATTCAGCTGATTCAGTATCAATTTACTCAAAAAATGGAAAAGTTACTGTAGAAGGAGATGTATCAATAAAATCCAAAGGTAAAAATGTAGTAGCCATGTATACAGATAATGGAACTATTAATGTAAATAGAACTGCTCTTAGTGGGAAAACTGATATTGATATTACTGGTGGTATTGACAAAGGAAAAGCTACAGGAGTTGCACTTTATGCAAAAGATGGTGGAAAAATAAATGCTCAAAAATTAAGTTTAAAAGTTACAAATGGAAGTGCTGGAATTGTTTCAGTTGGAAAAAATACAGATCCTTCTAATCCAGAATCTAATATTGATTTTACTGGAGGTAAGTTAGAATATAATGGAGACGGTTATGCAGTATATTCAGATGGAACAGGAAAGATAGATTTATCTGATGCTGAATTAAACTTACATGGAAGATCAACAGCTTTTGATGTTGATTTAGGAGCTTCAACTTTACCAACAAAATTAAATTCAGGAACAAAGATAAAAGTACACTCTGATGATGTTATTGCATTTAATTTAAAAAGAGCAACAGGATTAACAACAGTTGGTGGAATAGAAACAAGTATAAAAAGTAAAATAGAAACTAAATTGGGCTTAGGATCAGGTTCTTTAAATAATTTATTTACTGGAAGTACATCAAATAAATATAAAGTGGCAGCAGTAGATGGTGGAGAAATAACTATTGGAAATCTTGATAAATCTGGAACAGCAGCTGATACAACACCAGGAGCTAAAAAAGATGGATATGAATATTTCAATAGATTTTTAGCTCAAAGATTAAAAGCTACTGCAAATGGAAGTACAATAAAAGCTGTTTTAGACAGTGCTTTTGCAAATGCTAATTTTAATGGTCAAGTTGTAGGCTTTGAAATGAATTCAAGTAAAAATGCAACTAGTGTAGACGAAACAGCTATTAATTTAGTTAATTCAAAGATAATGGCAGATAGAACAGATGCAGGAGCAGGTGCAATAGGAGCATTTATTAACTATGGTTTAGTAAATATAGATGCAACATCAAAAATAGAAGTTGAAAAAGAAAACAATGTAGTTAATAAGCAAGCTGTAGGAGTATATGCAGTAAATGGTTCTAAAGTAGATAATAAAGGAACTATTGATGTAGGTGGAGATCAATCAGTAGGTATCTTAGGAATGGCATATAGAGAAGATGCTTCTCATAATCCAATAGTAAAAGAATTTGGTGGAAAATTAGGAGAAGGAACTGTTAATATCACAAATGAAAAAGATATAAAAATGTCAGGTAAGGATGCTATTGGTATCTATGCAATGAATAACAATACCGACACAACAGTAACAAGTCATTTAGTAACAAATAAAGGAACTGTTGAAGTAGGAGATTCAGGTGAAAAGACAGCAGTAGGAATTTATGCTAAAGGAGTAAATGTAAAGCCTGAAGGTGGAAAAATAAAAATAGGTAAAAAGGCAGTAGGAATTTATGCAGAAGATTCTCAAGTTGGAGAAGCAAATAAAGATTTAGGAACTATAGACTTTAATGGAGATGATGGAGTAGGTATTTACTTAAAAGGTAGTGGTTCAAAATTAGTTGGAAACAAAGTTACTTTAACACAATCAAAAGATTCTAAAAATAAAGTAGGAATACTTGCTGATCGTGGAACAAACTCTATAATTAAGACAGAAGTAGCAGTAGGAACACTTAATAATGTAATAGCATACTATTCAAAAGGAAATAATGAATTAAATGTTCAATCAAATGTAACATTGAATGAGAATAGTATTGGTATTTCAGGAGAAGGTGATTTACTATATGGTGATGGAACAAATACATATACTATGAAATTAGGTAAAAGTTCTACTGGATTATTTGGTACAAAAAAGATAGGTTTAAAAGATAAAACAAATATTGAATTAAATGGAGAAAATTCTGTTGGAGCTTATGCTAGTGGAGCAGATGGAGAAATTACTTCTGAAGGAACTATAAAGTTCTTAAAAGAAAAAACTATAGGTCTATATGGAGCAGATGGTGCAACTATTAAGGATAAAACTTCAATGGATTTTAGCAATGTAAATGCTAAAAATAATATAGGAGTGTATTTGGCAGGTGCTAATTGGGAAAGAGATACAGCACTTACATTTAGTTCTGCTCATGAAAAAGGGAATATCTATTTATTTGCTCAAGGTGGTAGTGAAGGAGCAACAGATAAAGGAAATAAAATAACTTTAAAAAATATATTTAATGTTAGTCCTTCAAATGATCCTACTGGAAATGAAAAAACAATAGGAATGTACTTAGATACAGCCGTAAAAGGTAAATCGACTTATGTAGATAACACAGTAGATATGAGTAATGGCAATGCAAAAGTTTCTGTAACAAAAAAAGCTATTGGAATTTATGCAAAAAATGCAGATAATAGTAAAAATAATATAATAAATACATTAAAAGTTCTTTCTGATGGTCAAGGCACTGTTGGAGTATTTACTGATGGTAACTTAAAACTTAGTGGAACTGGTGGATTAATTGAAGCTCAAAATGCTGGAATAGGACTTTACGGAAATAAAGGGACAGTTACTGTTGAGGGAACACATAAAGTTGAAGTTACTAATGCTGGAACAGGTATGTATTTAACTAAAGGTAGTCATTTAAG encodes the following:
- a CDS encoding electron transfer flavoprotein subunit alpha/FixB family protein, with product MGKNIIVYIETADNSPINVSLEALTLAKKISKENNEQVMAVLIGENLDEAAKKCFDYGADEVLYVEENKKELEAVGNALIDVKEKYNPSVIFLGSTINGKDLANIVASKMKTPAFVDAVNVKYENGKYLMTLPMYSGNILKEVTFEGDKTLVIAVRSGACKKEVCENAKSGEVKKEKAADKNLFTKIAEIVQEISETVNLEEAEVIVSGGRGMGSKENFELVKQLAEVCGGVVGATRPATEDEWVPRSHQVGQSGKIVAPKLYIACGISGATQHVSGIMGSNYIVAINKDEDAPIFEVADVGIVGNVMDIIPIMIEEIKKIKS
- a CDS encoding FAD-I family protein; this translates as MKRILLILLSLLMLACTNNNTSVDESKEAQVSRLLKEADKKKEEIKEEVKVEEQVVINDKGEEVAVEEEQIVVEQDKKSHKGMTRGEIMEYEMTRISDEMNALQADVQQYQEKKAQLKAYQEKLEKLEKLNNAGLR
- a CDS encoding CidA/LrgA family protein, with translation MGQWIIILALALVGQFVSDLISFPIPKTIIASIILFLLLEFKVVKADYFKEALASCKKHLAFLFLPVGVGIMTQLNSRPVMDYIKVLVIMIISTILIMLVTGVLADIIIGAQEKILGGKDKKEGKNE
- a CDS encoding adhesion protein FadA is translated as MKKFILTLFVLSSIGIFANDEIISELKGLNAEYDNLVKEEEARFQKERELSERAAAQNVELEKLKASIEEKLEAAPEERKTKFFKDTFDGLVKDYSKYLSQINEKIAENSEIVSNFEKIQKIR
- a CDS encoding LrgB family protein; its protein translation is MNDIIQKILFSPFFGIVLSLIAYEIGKYFFSKTKSIFCNPLLIGIILTIVFLMVLNIPFEAYDKGGSIIKIFISPVESVIIGVALYEQFQILKRNWFPILVSTVLGSTFSIIILYILGKVFGLPDDIFRATLPKSVTTAIALDIASKFGWQESLIPMMTVSTGIIGAVIAPVVTKFMKSRVAKGLAMGTASHAVGTAKAIEMGEVEGAMSGLALSLSAISTSFMIPLLINTILKL